TAGTTAGTAGTTACTCTATTATCGTCTTTAGATGCCTCTGGAGCATCTTTAGTTTCTTCTTTTACAGCTTCCTGCTTAGGAGCTTCTTCCTTTTTTGGAGCTTCTTTAGCTACTACTTTAGGAGTTTCCTTTTTAGGTTCTTCTTTTTTCGGCTCAACTTTTTTAGGCGCTTCTTTTTTAGCCACTGGCTTTTTAGGAGCGTCTAAATCTATCTTACCTACTTGCTTAGTTCCAGAAAGTTTAGCGCCAGCCCTTACAACCTCAACTTCTTTCTTTGGTTCAGGCTTAGCTTCTTCTTTAGGCGTTTCTTTAACAGGTTCTTTTACAGGCTCTGGAGTTTCCTCTTTTGCCTCTGGCTTTTTATTTAAGTCTATCTTACCTACTTGCTTAGGACCATCTAAACTTGCTTTACCACGAACAACTTCTGCCTTTCTCTCCTTTTCCTCTTGCTCTTTCTCTCTCTCTAACCTAAGGCGCTCTTTCTCCTTACGTTTTTCCTCGCCTACTTCTTTTGATTCGCGCTTTTTGCTCTTGTCTGTTTGGAACTCGTCAAAAAGGACATCGTAGACTTCTCCAGAAATCTTGGTTGTTGGGCGCGCGTCTATCTCGTGACCGTGTTCTTTTAAAAATTCCACAGCACGGTCTAGAGAAATATTAAATTCTCGCAACACCTTGTTTAATCGCATTGTTCTTGCTTCAGCCATAAATTGCCTCTAAGTTATCCCTTTTATTTGTTTTTTTGAAAAGTATGGATTAATTACTGATCAAATTCTTCTCTTAATATTTGGACGACTTCACGAATGGTTTCTTCTTCCAAATCTGTACGTCGTACCAAGTCATCTAAATCCTGCTCTAAAATTGCTTTTGCTGTATCTAAACCAATTTTCGAAAATTCGGCTATGATCCAAGCATCAATTTCATCTGAGAATTCTTTTAACTCTACATCTTCTTCTACACCTTCTCTAAACACATCTATTTCATAACCAGTTAATTGACTAGCTAATCTAATGTTGTGCCCTCCACGACCAATGGCTTTTGAAACCTCTTCTGGCTTCAACATAACCTCGGCACGCATGGTTTCTGAATTAAGCTTTACAGATGTAACTCTTGCAGGGCTTAGCGCTCTGTTTATAAGTAATTGGTCGTTACTTGTGTAGTTAATTACATCTATATTTTCATTTCCTAATTCACGAACTATGCCATGAATACGTGATCCTTTTACACCAACGCAAGCTCCAACAGGATCTATACGATCGTCATAAGAATCTACAGCTACTTTTGCTTTTTCTCCAGGAATACGCACAACTTTCTTAACTTGAATTAAGCCATCAAAAACTTCTGGTATTTCCTGTTCGAACAATTTCTCCAAAAATAAAGGAGATGTTCTAGAAAAAATAATTGCAGGTTTATTTCCTTTTAATTCTACGCTTTCTATTACACCGCGTACACTTTCTCCTTTTCTGAAAAAATCTGAAGGTATTTGGCGGTCTTTAGGCATGATAAGCTCATTGCCTTCATCATCTAATAAAATTACTACACGATGACGTATGTGATGTACTTCTGCCGAGTACATCTCTCCAATTAATTCTTTAAATTGGTTGTAAATATTTGTGTTATCGTGCTCGTGAATTTTAGCAATCAAGTTTTGGCGTAATGCCAAAATAGCACGTCTTCCTAAATCGATAAGCTTAACTTCTTCAGACACATCTTCTCCTACTTCAAAATCAGGTTCTATCTTTCTAGCCTGAGTTAATGAAATTTCAGAGTTATCATCTTCCACCATACCGTCTTCAACCACTACACGGTTTCTCCATATCTCTAAATCGCCTTTATCTGGGTTAATGATAATATCAAAATTATCATCTTCACCAAACTTACGTTTTAAAGCACTTCTAAAGACCTCTTCAAGTATAGCCATGAGTGTTACTCTGTCTATAAGCTTGTCGTCCTTAAACTCAGAAAACGATTCTATTAATGCAATATTCTCCATTTGTTTGCTTAGAATTTAATCATAACTTTTGCTTCTACAATTTTTTCATAAGGAATTACCGCTTCTTTCTCTACAGTATGTTTTCCTTTTCCTACCGGCTTAGGCTCCCTAGCCTTCCACTTTAAGGCTATCTCATTATCATCTGCAGACACAAGTTCTGCTTCAATTTTTTCTGTTTCAGTTTTCACACTTAGGACTCTTCCAATATTTTTAACATATTGCCTAGGCAATGTTAGCGAAGCAGTTGCTCCTATTGATCCTACCTCTAGTGAAAAATCTTCTTCTTCTCTATCTAAATTATGCTCAATTGCACGACTTACAGTAATACAATCTTCTACAGTTACACCATTATCTCCATCTATTAAGATGCCAATACTATTATCATTAGTAATGTTGTAATCTATTAAAAACAGTGACGGATTGTCGTCTAAAACTGCCTGCAATAACTTATCTACCTTTTCCTTCAACATTTTTGGTTATAAAAAGAGGGGACTTTTCGTCCCCTCATTGATTTAGTTACCTTTTTCAATGGCGCAAATATAAGAATTCTTTTTGGTTTTCAAAACCCTTAATAATCACGTAATTATTTTGTAACTTTAATATCCAACTTAATCCAATTTTTTATGAAAAATATACTTGTCCCTACCGATTTTTCTGAACAAGCTGAAAACGCCTTAAAGGTTGCTGCACAATTTGCCAAAACTTACAATGCAGATATTTATTTGTTGCATATGCTAGAGCTACCTATGCAATTAATAGACCCTACAAGCAATAACAATTCTCAAAACTTACCAGAGTCTTTGTTTTTCATGAAATTAGCCCATAAGCGCTTTGAAGAGGTTTTGGCAAGTGATTATTTAGAAGGTGTTACAGTACATGAAACCGTTCACTTTCACGAAGCTTTTGATGGTATCATGGAAGTAAGTAAAGAACATGATTGCGACCTTATTATTATGGGATCTCACGGCGCAACAGGATTTAAAGAAATGTTTATTGGTAGTAATACTGAAAAGGTTGTAAGATATTCTGAGATTCCTGTGCTAGTGATTAAGCAAGAGATTCCAAATTTTAGAGTTGATAATTTTATTTTTGCAACAGACTTTTCTGAAGAAACCAAAAGACCCTTTAATGAGGCTGTAAAGTTTGCAAATAAAATAGATGCCAACATTCACTTAGTGTACATAAACACCGCCAACAAATTTAAAACTACCGAAGAAGCAGAAAAGAAAATGAGCAACTTCTTAGAAGGCATGGAATCTAAGACGTTTAATTTACACATATACAATGATCGTACTATAGAAGAAGGAATCTTAAATTACGCCCAAAGTATAGATGCTGGTTTAATAGGCATATCTACACACGGCAGAAAAGGTTTAGCCCACTTTTTTAATGGAAGCTTGAGCGAAGATATTGTTAACCACGCCAAACGTCCTGTAATTACATTTAAGATTTAGTAAGCGATTGCAATGCTCCATTGCGTATGCAAAGCCAAAAATAATTCCAGAAAGATTTAGTTTTATCCCTAGTAACAGAAACATCTTGTTTTGTTACTCTACCATCTTTTTCGTTATTGTCTAAAAATAAATTTACAATACCGCTTAGTAATCTATTTTCACTAGAGCCATCTTTCCTGAGAACCTCTACCTTAAAGGTGCTATAATCTATACGCATATCACCAAGGGCGTCATTTTTGTCTCCAGAATAGTTAAAATACAACTCATTTAATGTTCCTATTGCCTTAACGTTGACTGCTGGCACAAAAAACATATTCATTGCATCTGCTGAGACTTGTTTTGCTTCACCTTTAATATTAAATGTGTCATTTAGATTATTAATATCGAACTGCCAATTAACGTTTAATTGAGATGTTCCCATAAAATTTGTAGAGATGTTTGCTGTAGTAAGTTTACCTCCATCATTTTTTGAAGTATTATTTATATCCTTAATTGTAGCGTTTAAATTCTCAAGCAACACTTTGCCTATTTTTTTAGTGCCTTCTGCTCGCTCTTCATAAACCAACTTACTCGATTGTATTTCTAAGGTATTAATATCAAGACCAAAGTTTAAATTTCTGAGCATTTCACTATACATAGGTTTTATCCTTACATCATCTGTATGTGTTTTATCTCTATAAATATTACAGTCTGCATTTACAACAACGATGCTTGGAGTCTTTAAAGACAACTTATCATTTAATGTGTCTATTTTTAAATCATTAAGTTTTAATTCTGGCACATTAAGAGTAATTAGATCTTTTTCATAGGGAATCACATTTTGAAATTCTGCCCGCTCATATTTGGGTGTAATCGACAGGTTATTTACATTAAAATTATTATCCTCAATCTTAATTGATTGTACTTTTAAATCTTGATAAAAATTCATCTTTACATAAACACTATCTAAAGATCCCGAAAGGCTTTTGTAATTGAATGGCAAGCCATTTTTTAATATTTCCTGAGAAGTTTTAAAAGACTTAAGATTAATGTTAGATAGTTTAATCGAAATGTTTTTTTCGTCACCTTCATTAATGACGTCTAAATATCCATTTGATGTTTTTATATTACCTATTGAAACATCACCTTCAAAAGACTGATTCTTAGTTGAAGTGACAGTGTCTTTTTCTGCTCCTTTTATCACTTTTAATTTAGGCGCATCTATTTGAAGTGTGCTTACACTAACATCTTTACTTGTTATATAATACCAATAGCCAAAACCTTTTAACTTTATAGAAGGAGATTCAAGCTCGAAACTTTTAGATTTAAAGCTCACATTATCTATAGAAACCTTACCTAATAATACATTAACATCTAAAGTTTCATAAGAAAAGTCGTTTTTAGCAGAGACCTCACTTAACGCTTTTTTTAGTTGTAGTTTTGCATAATAATTTGCTCCAATTACCAGGACTAATAAAACTCCTAAGATTACCAGAATGGCTTTTATGTATTTTTTCAAAATATTTTTAGCTAAAGGTAATATTTTAAGTAACAAGACTACAAAAGCAATCCTATGAAAATTGTTTGCATAGCAGACACACACAACAGGCAAGATGATCTCATAATTCCAGATGGCGATATTATTATACACGCTGGAGATTTAACCGAAGGTGGCACTAAACGCGAAGTTTCACAGTTTATAAGCTGGTTTTCAAGTTTGCCACACACCCATAAAGTATTTATTGCAGGTAATCATGACTACTATCTTGAGGATATAGATCTAAAAAAGTTTACAGAAAACCTACCTAAAGGAGTTCATTATTTGCACAACTCAGCTCTTACACTTGGGAATATTAATTTTTGGGGTACACCACAAGTCCCTAGCTTAACACGATGGGCATTTAAAGAGCCATTTTACTGGAATGACATCCCAAAAGAAACAGATATACTTATTTCTCATGTACCACCATATGAAATTTTAGACTTACACGATCGGAACTTTCACTTAGGCGACAAGGTTTTAGCTAAACGTGTAGACAAACTATCTTTAAAGTATCACATCTTTGGTCATGTCCACGATGCCTATGGTCTCACAAGAATTAAAAACACCATCTTTGTTAATGCTAGCTCTGTAGATAGCACTGGCAGATATTTTAATCCTCCTATAATTTTAGACGTTTCATCTAAAGATTTGCTGGAGTAACTGTAAGGCTTCTTAAAACCAAGCTACTACTAAATTCAATAAAAAATAACTTATGCGTTGGCTCATATTTATTGTCATCTATATATTAATAGATATTTATGCTTTTCAGGCATTAAAGACAATTACTCCAAATAAAATTTGGCACTACAGTTACCTTATCCTTTCATTATTGGTTGTAGGTAA
This region of Croceibacter atlanticus HTCC2559 genomic DNA includes:
- the nusA gene encoding transcription termination factor NusA, whose product is MENIALIESFSEFKDDKLIDRVTLMAILEEVFRSALKRKFGEDDNFDIIINPDKGDLEIWRNRVVVEDGMVEDDNSEISLTQARKIEPDFEVGEDVSEEVKLIDLGRRAILALRQNLIAKIHEHDNTNIYNQFKELIGEMYSAEVHHIRHRVVILLDDEGNELIMPKDRQIPSDFFRKGESVRGVIESVELKGNKPAIIFSRTSPLFLEKLFEQEIPEVFDGLIQVKKVVRIPGEKAKVAVDSYDDRIDPVGACVGVKGSRIHGIVRELGNENIDVINYTSNDQLLINRALSPARVTSVKLNSETMRAEVMLKPEEVSKAIGRGGHNIRLASQLTGYEIDVFREGVEEDVELKEFSDEIDAWIIAEFSKIGLDTAKAILEQDLDDLVRRTDLEEETIREVVQILREEFDQ
- the rimP gene encoding ribosome assembly cofactor RimP, whose amino-acid sequence is MLKEKVDKLLQAVLDDNPSLFLIDYNITNDNSIGILIDGDNGVTVEDCITVSRAIEHNLDREEEDFSLEVGSIGATASLTLPRQYVKNIGRVLSVKTETEKIEAELVSADDNEIALKWKAREPKPVGKGKHTVEKEAVIPYEKIVEAKVMIKF
- a CDS encoding universal stress protein, with the translated sequence MKNILVPTDFSEQAENALKVAAQFAKTYNADIYLLHMLELPMQLIDPTSNNNSQNLPESLFFMKLAHKRFEEVLASDYLEGVTVHETVHFHEAFDGIMEVSKEHDCDLIIMGSHGATGFKEMFIGSNTEKVVRYSEIPVLVIKQEIPNFRVDNFIFATDFSEETKRPFNEAVKFANKIDANIHLVYINTANKFKTTEEAEKKMSNFLEGMESKTFNLHIYNDRTIEEGILNYAQSIDAGLIGISTHGRKGLAHFFNGSLSEDIVNHAKRPVITFKI
- a CDS encoding metallophosphatase domain-containing protein; protein product: MKIVCIADTHNRQDDLIIPDGDIIIHAGDLTEGGTKREVSQFISWFSSLPHTHKVFIAGNHDYYLEDIDLKKFTENLPKGVHYLHNSALTLGNINFWGTPQVPSLTRWAFKEPFYWNDIPKETDILISHVPPYEILDLHDRNFHLGDKVLAKRVDKLSLKYHIFGHVHDAYGLTRIKNTIFVNASSVDSTGRYFNPPIILDVSSKDLLE